The genomic interval TCTGTAATTGCTTGACAAATAAATATAAAAAAAATACCCATAATTACGATCCAATTCAAAGATTCTATTGAAAAATTGTCAATCAAGCTTTTAGTAAATAATGGCACAACTAATCCAATTAAGGTAGTAACTAAACTAAAAATCAAGCTAAAGAAAATCAATATTTTTTTTGGCTTAGTGTTATTCAATAAATTAAAAAAATTTTTCCATGAACCCGTTTTAAATGTGCTTGTTTTTTCCATCTTATCATTCTCCTTTTATCAAATAACGTTAGATTTTTATTATAACTTACTTTTATTTTTTTCACTAGCATTTTAAAGTTACTATTTTTTGATTACCTGATAAAAATTTTATTATCAATTTTTTGAAGTTATTTAATAAACGTTATACCTTTATATTTTCACAAGAAAACGAACGGATAGAATCCTATTAGATGAGCTTTTTAGAACTAGACCACTTTTTCTTCACAAGGATTTGCGCTGAACCCCTTACGGGGCGTGGCACTTGTTTTAATGGACATTATGTAAAGTCTCTCGACCCGGAGGGACTTTTTTGTTATTTAATTGCACTTTCGTAACAGGTGGGTTATTATTAAGTTGCGAGATGAGATAAGGTCTGTATGAATAGCACAAAAGCCAACCCTAATGCGAATAGGGTTGGCTTTTTTTTCGTTCGTTGCGACTCCGAACGTGTGGGTCAGGAACAACTTGCGAGATTATCGTCTAATCATCTAACCAATGTTCAACTAGCAATAATACTAGTCCCACTAAAAGTGGAGCGATAACCAATGAGATAAGGTTTTCCATAAATAGCACCCCCTTTCGGGAGCAAGCTG from Carnobacterium maltaromaticum DSM 20342 carries:
- a CDS encoding type I toxin-antitoxin system Fst family toxin, which translates into the protein MENLISLVIAPLLVGLVLLLVEHWLDD